From Vitis vinifera cultivar Pinot Noir 40024 chromosome 3, ASM3070453v1, the proteins below share one genomic window:
- the LOC100242931 gene encoding agamous-like MADS-box protein AGL62 has product MVKKPSKGRQKIEISKIPKKNHLQVTFSKRRSGLFKKASELCTLCGANVAIIVFSPAGKVFSFGHPDVESIVDRFFTCNPIPEPNGLHLIEAHRNASVRELNLQLTQVLNQLEAEKKRGEILSQMRRASQTQCWWEAPINELSMPELEQLKVSMEELKKVVLSQGDKLLMEAANPSPFYMINGSSAMVDHFEIERKPSEIHGNVHNFGYGQGFF; this is encoded by the coding sequence ATGGTGAAGAAGCCAAGCAAGGGCCGCCAGAAGATCGAAATCTCAAAAATACCCAAGAAAAATCATCTACAAGTCACCTTCTCTAAAAGAAGGTCCGGGCTCTTCAAGAAAGCTAGTGAGCTTTGCACTCTCTGTGGGGCAAAtgtggctatcatagttttttCCCCGGCAGGGAAGGTGTTCTCCTTTGGGCACCCCGATGTTGAGTCCATCGTCGATCGGTTCTTCACGTGCAACCCTATACCCGAACCCAATGGTCTTCACCTAATCGAAGCTCATCGGAATGCTAGTGTCCGTGAGCTCAACCTGCAACTCACACAAGTTCTTAATCAACTAGAAGCTGAGAAAAAGAGAGGAGAAATACTTAGCCAAATGAGAAGAGCAAGCCAAACTCAATGCTGGTGGGAAGCCCCCATCAACGAGCTGAGTATGCCAGAGCTTGAACAGCTGAAGGTTTCCATGGAGGAACTAAAGAAGGTCGTACTGAGTCAAGGTGACAAGCTTTTGATGGAGGCTGCTAATCCTTCGCCTTTCTACATGATCAATGGTAGCTCTGCAATGGTTGATCACTTCGAGATTGAGAGGAAACCTAGTGAGATTCATGGTAATGTTCATAATTTTGGTTATGGACAGGGGTTCTTCTGA
- the LOC100260017 gene encoding putative AC transposase, which translates to MTSEEGENFSMPSAGSTPITGSTSTTDGTLVSKRRKLTSVVWNDFDKIIEDGQDYAICKHCKGKLKVNSKNGTKHLHVHIDRCMKRRNVDIRQQLLAVERKGHGKVQIGGFTFDQEMSREKLARAIILHEYPLSIVDHVGFKDFATSLQPLFKMVSRNTIKGDIMKIYEVEKDKMISYLEKLQSRVAITTDMWTSNQKKGYMAITVHYIDESWLLHHHIVRFVYVPPPHTKEVLSDVLMDFLLDWNMDRKVSAVTVDNCSSNDGMINILVEKLCLSDSLLLNGKIFHMRCAAHVLNLIVKEGLDVIEVEIEKIRESVAYWSATPSRMEKFEDVARQLRIPCNKKLSLDCKTRWNSTYLMLSIAITYKDVFPRLKQREKYYMVVPTEEEWNMAKEICGRLKLFYNITELFSGRNYPTANTFFIKVCEIKEALYDWLICSNDVVKTMASSMLQKFDKYWSGCHIVMAIAAIFDPRYKIKILEFYFPLMYGSEASNEIEKIRGMCYELLSEYQSKSNLGQKTSSYGTSSGSTLLELNYNEQDPLSKFDLFVHSTIGESHTKSELDYYLEESILPRNSNFDVLSWWKTNGIKYPTLQMIVRDIYAILVSTVASESAFSTGGRVVSKHRSRLHPDTLEALMCAQSWLWKEKEGDSSIHDSQPQLTMMDENDDLLVL; encoded by the exons atgacatcaGAAGAAGGGGAAAACTTTTCCATGCCAAGTGCGGGTTCAACTCCAATTACAGGCAGTACTTCAACTACTGATGGAACCTTGGTATCTAAAAGAAGAAAGTTGACTTCGGTTGTTtggaatgattttgataaaatcatAGAAGATGGACAAGATTATGCTATTTGTAAGCATTGTAAGGGAAAGCTTAAGGTCAATAGCAAGAATGGGACAAAACACTTACATGTACACATAGATAGGTGCATGAAACGAAGAAATGTTGATATTAGGCAACAATTATTGGCAGTAGAGAGAAAAGGTCATGGAAAAGTTCAAATTGGTGGTTTTACCTTTGATCAAGAAATGTCAAGAGAGAAGCTTGCACGTGCAATTATATTGCATGAGTACCCACTTTCAATCGTTGACCATGTGGGGTTTAAAGATTTTGCTACTAGTCTCCAACCCTTGTTTAAGATGGTTTCCCGCAATACGATTAAGGGTGATATAATGAAGATTTATGAGGTTGAGAAAGATAAGATGATTAGCTACTTAGAGAAACTTCAAAGTAGAGTTGCTATCACAACTGATATGTGGACatcaaatcaaaagaaaggCTACATGGCTATCACTGTACATTACATTGATGAGTCTTGGTTACTACACCATCATATTGTAAG gTTTGTTTATGTGCCTCCTCCACACACAAAAGAAGTTCTTTCAGATGTATTAATGGATTTCTTGTTGGATTGGAATATGGATAGAAAAGTTTCTGCAGTCACTGTTGATAATTGCTCAAGTAATGACGGAATGATCAATATCTTGGTGGAGAAATTATGTTTGAGTGATTCACTCTTATTGAATGGAAAAATTTTCCACATGCGATGTGCGGCACATGTGTTGAACTTAATTGTTAAGGAAGGTTTGGATGTCATTgaagtagaaattgaaaaaattcgTGAGAGTGTTGCATATTGGTCAGCAACCCCATCAAGAATGGAAAAGTTTGAAGATGTAGCTCGCCAATTGCGTATTCCATGCAATAAGAAGTTAAGTCTTGATTGTAAGACACGATGGAATTCCACATACTTGATGTTATCAATTGCTATAACATATAAAGATGTGTTCCCACGTTTGAAGCAACGTGAAAAATACTACATGGTTGTGCCAACAGAGGAAGAATGGAATATGGCAAAGGAAATatgtggaagattgaaattgttttacaaCATAACAGAGTTGTTCTCAGGACGAAATTATCCCACTGCAAATACTTTCTTCATCAAAGTGTGCGAAATCAAAGAGGCATTGTATGATTGGTTGATATGCTCAAATGATGTTGTGAAAACGATGGCATCAAGTATGTTGCAAAAGTTTGACAAGTATTGGAGTGGGTGTCATATTGTGATGGCAATAGCAGCTATATTTGACCCAAGATACAAGATAAAGATTTTAGAGTTTTACTTTCCACTAATGTATGGGTCTGAAGCTTCAAATGAGATAGAAAAAATCCGTGGAATGTGTTATGAGTTGCTTTCTGAGTATCAATCAAAATCTAATTTGGGGCAAAAAACTTCATCCTATGGTACTTCATCAGGTTCAACTCTTTTGGAGTTAAACTATAATGAACAAGATCCTCTTTCAAAGTTTGACTTATTTGTTCATAGTACCATTGGAGAAAGTCATACGAAGTCGGAGTTAGATTATTACTTAGAGGAGTCTATTCTGCCAAGGAATtcaaattttgatgttttaagtTGGTGGAAGACAAATGGTATAAAGTATCCGACTTTGCAGATGATTGTTCGTGATATCTATGCTATTCTGGTATCTACAGTTGCATCTGAGTCAGCCTTTAGCACGGGTGGTAGGGTGGTATCAAAACATCGCAGTAGGCTTCATCCAGATACTTTGGAGGCCTTAATGTGTGCTCAAAGTTGGTTATGGAAGGAAAAGGAAG gtgATTCATCAATTCATGACTCACAACCCCAACTCACAATgatggatgaaaatgatgatttacTTGTACTTTAG
- the LOC100248056 gene encoding agamous-like MADS-box protein AGL62, whose product MATVRKSKGRQKVEMTKMTKESNLQVTFSKRRSGLFKKASELCTLCGAETAIIVFSPGKKLYSFGHPCVESIIDRFLMRNPLPNSGALQLFEAHRTTNVRNLNVQLTQVVNQLEGEKKRGEALTQMWKACKPQCWWAAPIEEFSLEQLELLKVSLEDLRRKVARQADELMIEAKNPPAFFPGNSVGTIMPYDAQMAGFDPYSHKYNFGYGGPFL is encoded by the coding sequence ATGGCTACGGTGAGAAAAAGTAAGGGACGGCAGAAGGTTGAGATGACCAAAATGACGAAAGAAAGCAACCTACAGGTTACCTTCTCCAAACGCCGGTCTGGCCTTTTCAAGAAGGCAAGCGAGTTGTGCACACTTTGTGGTGCAGAAACAGCCATAATAGTCTTCTCTCCTGGCAAAAAGTTGTATTCCTTTGGCCATCCATGCGTCGAATCAATCATAGATCGGTTCCTTATGCGCAACCCTTTGCCCAACTCTGGTGCACTGCAACTCTTTGAGGCTCACCGTACTACAAATGTTCGCAACCTTAATGTGCAGCTCACTCAAGTGGTGAACCAACTAGAGGGTGAGAAAAAGCGAGGTGAAGCACTTACACAGATGTGGAAGGCATGCAAGCCACAGTGCTGGTGGGCAGCTCCAATTGAAGAGTTCAGCTTGGAGCAGCTTGAGCTTCTGAAGGTATCATTGGAAGATCTAAGAAGGAAAGTGGCAAGACAAGCTGATGAACTTATGATAGAGGCAAAAAATCCTCCTGCCTTTTTCCCAGGGAATTCTGTTGGAACGATTATGCCCTATGATGCACAGATGGCTGGATTCGACCCTTATAGTCATAAATATAACTTTGGTTATGGGGGTCCTTTTCTTTGA